A genomic stretch from Telopea speciosissima isolate NSW1024214 ecotype Mountain lineage chromosome 7, Tspe_v1, whole genome shotgun sequence includes:
- the LOC122667285 gene encoding cellulose synthase A catalytic subunit 4 [UDP-forming] yields the protein MAMASTTMTGLVTGSQQRNEVHVLHGNEARSPTRQSVTKICRVCGDEIGFKEDGELFVACYECGFPVCRPCYDYERSEGNKCCPQCNTRYKRHKGCPRVAGDAEDDGDADDFVNEFQIKGHPDSPVRNHVVPHSETGDYNPQQWQQPNGPAFNSVAGSIAGKDFEGDKDLENNDEWKERVEKWKAKQEKRGLVSKEDGGGNDQGEEEDDYLMAEARQPLWRKVPISSSKISPYRIVIVLRLVILAFFFRFRILTPATDAYPLWLISVICEIWFALSWILDQFPKWYPINRETYLDRLSLRFEREGEPNRLAPVDFFVSTVDPLKEPPIITANTVLSILAVDYPVEKVSCYVSDDGASMLLFDTLSETAEFARRWVPFCKKYNIEPRAPEFYFSQKMDYLKDKVQPTFVKERRAMKREYEEFKVRINALVAKAQKKPEEGWVMQDGTPWPGNNTRDHPGMIQVYLGSEGALDVEGKELPRLVYVSREKRPGYQHHKKAGAMNAMVRVSAVLTNAPFMLNLDCDHYINNSKAVREAMCFLMDPQLGKKLCYVQFPQRFDGIDRHDRYANRNIVFFDINMRGLDGIQGPVYVGTGCVFNRPALYGYDPPVSEKRPKMTCDCWPSWCCCCCGGSRKSKKSKSKKGEKGLFGGFYGKKKKMMKKSYTKKGSSVFDLEEIEEGLEGYEELEKSSLMSQKNFEKRFGQSPVFIASTLMEEGGLPQGTNKTTLVKEAIHVISCGYEEKTEWGKEIGWIYGSVTEDILTGFKMHCRGWKSVYCMPNRPAFKGSAPINLSDRLHQVLRWALGSVEIFLSRHCPLWYGYGGKLKWLERLAYTNTIVYPFTSIPLLAYCTIPAVCLLTGKFIIPTLTNLASVWFMALFLSIIATGVLELRWSGVSIHDWWRNEQFWVIGGVSAHLFAVFQGLLKVLAGVDTNFTVTSKAAEDSEFGELYLFKWTTLLIPPTTLIILNMVGVVAGVSDAINNGYGSWGPLFGKLFFAFWVILHLYPFLKGLMGRQNRTPTIVVLWSVLLASIFSLVWVRIDPFLPKQTGPILKQCGVEC from the exons ATGGCCATGGCGTCCACCACCATGACCGGTCTAGTTACAGGTTCTCAGCAGAGAAACGAGGTACATGTGTTGCATGGCAACGAGGCTCGGTCACCCACACGCCAATCTGTTACGAAAATATGTAGAGTTTGTGGAGATGAGATTGGATTTAAGGAAGATGGGGAGTTGTTCGTGGCTTGTTACGAGTGTGGGTTCCCAGTTTGTCGACCTTGTTACGACTATGAGAGGAGTGAAGGTAACAAGTGCTGTCCCCAGTGCAACACTCGCTACAAACGTCACaaag GTTGTCCTAGAGTGGCAGGAGATGCagaagatgatggtgatgcAGATGACTTCGTTAATGAATTTCAGATTAAGGGTCACCCTGATTCCCCTGTTCGTAATCATGTTGTACCTCACTCG GAAACTGGGGACTATAACCCACAACAATGGCAACAGCCCAATGGCCCAGCTTTCAATTCCGTTGCTGGAAGCA TTGCTGGTAAAGATTTTGAAGGTGATAAGGACTTGGAAAATAATGATGAATGGAAAGAGAGGGTAGAGAAGTGGAAAGCAAAGCAAGAAAAGAGAGGATTAGTGAGCAaagaagatggaggaggaaaTGATCAAggcgaagaagaagacgatTATCT GATGGCCGAAGCCCGGCAACCATTATGGCGAAAAGTCCCAATTTCATCGAGCAAGATTAGCCCGTATCGCATAGTCATTGTTCTCCGACTTGTCatccttgctttcttcttccgTTTCCGTATATTAACCCCAGCAACTGATGCTTATCCCTTGTGGCTCATCTCTGTTATTTGTGAAATATGGTTTGCCCTGTCATGGATACTAGATCAGTTCCCCAAGTGGTACCCCATCAACCGTGAGACTTATTTAGATCGCCTTTCATTGCGGTTTGAGCGTGAAGGCGAGCCTAACCGTCTTGCACCAGTTGATTTCTTTGTCAGTACAGTTGATCCATTGAAGGAACCACCAATCATAACAGCTAATACAGTTCTCTCAATCCTTGCTGTGGACTACCCAGTTGAGAAGGTGAGCTGTTATGTGTCTGATGATGGTGCTTCAATGCTCCTCTTTGATACATTATCAGAAACAGCTGAGTTTGCAAGGAGATGGGTACCATTTTGCAAGAAGTACAACATTGAGCCAAGGGCTCCTGAGTTCTACTTCTCCCAGAAGATGGACTACTTGAAGGATAAGGTTCAGCCAACTTTTGTGAAGGAACGCAGAGCCATGAAG AGAGAGTATGAAGAGTTCAAGGTGAGGATTAATGCATTGGTGGCAAAGGCTCAGAAGAAACCTGAAGAAGGTTGGGTGATGCAGGATGGGACACCATGGCCAGGGAACAATACTAGAGATCATCCAGGAATGATTCAG GTATACCTAGGAAGTGAAGGTGCCCTTGATGTGGAAGGTAAGGAGCTTCCTCGACTTGTTTATGTCTCGCGTGAAAAACGACCTGGATATCAACACCACAAGAAGGCTGGTGCCATGAATGCTATG GTCCGGGTCTCTGCAGTACTCACCAATGCACCATTCATGCTGAACCTTGATTGTGATCACTACATCAACAATAGCAAGGCTGTAAGGGAAGCTATGTGCTTTCTGATGGATCCTCAGCTTGGAAAAAAGCTCTGCTATGTCCAGTTCCCACAGAGGTTTGATGGTATCGATCGCCACGATAGATATGCTAACAGGAATATTGTATTCTTCGAT ATCAACATGAGAGGTTTAGATGGGATCCAAGGACCAGTATATGTAGGAACTGGTTGTGTCTTCAACCGTCCAGCATTGTACGGGTACGACCCACCAGTGTCAGAAAAGCGACCAAAAATGACATGTGACTGCTGGCCTTCCTGgtgctgttgttgttgtggcGGTTCTAGGAAATCAAAAAAGTCAAAGTcaaagaagggagagaaaggaTTGTTTGGAGGGTTTTAtggcaagaaaaagaaaatgatgaagaagagTTACACCAAGAAAGGATCCTCGGTCTTTGATCTGGAAGAGATTGAGGAAGGGCTTGAAGGTTATGAGGAGTTGGAGAAATCTTCCCTCATGTCACAGAAGAACTTTGAGAAACGGTTCGGGCAATCACCAGTGTTCATTGCATCAACACTCATGGAAGAAGGTGGTCTTCCTCAGGGGACCAACAAGACTACCCTTGTTAAAGAGGCTATTCATGTTATTAGTTGTGGCTATgaagagaaaactgaatgggGCAAAGAG ATTGGGTGGATTTATGGATCAGTTACAGAAGATATATTGACAGGGTTCAAGATGCACTGCAGAGGATGGAAGTCGGTGTATTGTATGCCTAATAGACCTGCTTTTAAGGGTTCAGCACCAATAAATCTTTCTGATCGGTTGCACCAAGTTCTGAGGTGGGCTCTTGGATCGGTTGAAATATTCCTTAGCCGTCACTGCCCTCTCTGGTATGGCTATGGAGGAAAATTGAAGTGGTTGGAGAGACTTGCTTATACTAACACCATTGTTTACCCATTCACTTCCATTCCCTTGCTTGCCTATTGCACTATTCCGGCTGTTTGTCTTCTCACTGGAAAATTCATCATTCCTACT CTGACCAACCTGGCTAGTGTATGGTTCATGgctctcttcctctccattaTCGCAACTGGTGTACTAGAGCTCCGGTGGAGTGGTGTCAGTATCCATGACTGGTGGCGTAATGAACAGTTCTGGGTGATTGGAGGTGTCTCAGCCCATCTGTTTGCAGTCTTCCAAGGCCTCCTTAAAGTCCTTGCAGGAGTTGACACCAACTTCACTGTAACTTCAAAGGCTGCAGAGGATTCTGAGTTTGGGGAGCTTTATCTCTTCAAATGGACTACACTTCTAATCCCACCAACCACACTAATTATCTTGAATATGGTTGGAGTGGTCGCCGGAGTTTCCGATGCCATTAACAATGGGTATGGCTCATGGGGCCCCTTATTTGGGAAGTTATTTTTTGCTTTCTGGGTCATTCTTCACCTCTATCCtttcctcaaaggattgatGGGGAGGCAAAACAGGACACCAACCATTGTTGTCCTCTGGTCAGTTCTTCTTGCATCAATTTTCTCTTTGGTTTGGGTTCGAATTGACCCTTTTTTGCCTAAGCAGACTGGACCGATTCTTAAACAGTGCGGTGTTGAATGTTAG